In Tessaracoccus flavus, the following are encoded in one genomic region:
- the nrdR gene encoding transcriptional regulator NrdR, translated as MHCPFCRHGDTKVSDSRATEDGSAIRRRRLCPVCERKFTTVEQIVLTVVKRSGVVEAFSRDKVVRGVSKACKGRPVTAAQLAALAQRVEESLRASGQAEIPAESIGVAILGPLEELDSVAYLRFASVYKNYDSVDDFQKEIDALRLSAAERMAAPHGLKMPVGSAQEPLIN; from the coding sequence ATGCATTGCCCGTTCTGCCGTCACGGCGACACCAAGGTGTCGGATTCCCGTGCCACGGAGGACGGGTCCGCCATCCGCCGACGTCGGCTCTGCCCGGTGTGCGAACGGAAGTTCACCACCGTCGAGCAGATCGTGCTGACCGTGGTCAAGCGTTCGGGCGTCGTCGAGGCGTTCAGCCGCGACAAGGTGGTGCGCGGGGTGTCCAAGGCCTGCAAGGGTCGGCCGGTGACCGCCGCCCAGCTCGCAGCACTCGCCCAGCGGGTGGAGGAGTCGTTGCGGGCCTCGGGCCAGGCGGAGATCCCGGCCGAGAGCATCGGCGTGGCCATCCTCGGTCCCCTGGAAGAGCTGGATTCGGTGGCCTACCTCCGGTTCGCCAGCGTGTACAAGAACTACGACTCGGTCGACGATTTCCAGAAGGAGATCGATGCGCTGCGGCTCAGCGCGGCCGAGAGGATGGCTGCACCGCACGGGCTGAAGATGCCCGTCGGGTCGGCCCAAGAGCCACTCATCAACTGA
- a CDS encoding DNA-binding response regulator, translating into MPSEPVRIALLNDYDVVVHGVRSMLEPYRDRVVVVEMDLQVPVARKVDIALYDTFSQAQVDTADLDGLLADETNGAVAIYTWNMQPDLAEQALRKGCRGYLGKSLSSVELVEALEAIAQGETIVAGTDMGPQEPIPLRPEALKWPGADAGLTPRESEVLALITQGLTNADIASRSYLSINSVKSYIRSAYRKIGVERRSQAVRWGLENGMLPDVGRVVGL; encoded by the coding sequence GTGCCAAGTGAACCTGTCCGCATCGCCCTGCTCAACGACTACGACGTAGTGGTCCACGGTGTGCGCAGCATGCTGGAGCCCTACCGGGACCGCGTCGTGGTGGTCGAGATGGATCTCCAGGTGCCCGTCGCCAGGAAAGTGGACATCGCTCTGTACGACACCTTCTCCCAGGCCCAGGTGGACACCGCCGACCTCGACGGCCTCCTCGCCGACGAGACCAACGGGGCGGTGGCCATCTACACCTGGAACATGCAGCCGGATCTGGCCGAGCAGGCACTGCGCAAGGGCTGCCGCGGCTACCTCGGCAAGTCCCTCAGCAGCGTGGAACTCGTCGAGGCACTGGAGGCCATCGCTCAGGGCGAGACCATCGTCGCCGGCACTGACATGGGACCCCAGGAGCCGATCCCGCTGCGACCCGAGGCCTTGAAATGGCCAGGCGCGGATGCGGGTCTGACCCCTCGAGAGTCCGAAGTTCTGGCTCTGATCACGCAGGGTCTCACGAATGCGGACATTGCGTCGCGCAGTTACCTCAGCATCAACTCGGTGAAGTCCTACATCCGTTCGGCGTACCGCAAGATCGGCGTCGAGCGGCGCTCGCAGGCCGTCCGCTGGGGCCTGGAGAACGGCATGTTGCCCGACGTGGGCCGCGTCGTCGGGCTCTGA
- the dapF gene encoding diaminopimelate epimerase — MHDMHPEFIKTMCDRRSGIGADGVIRVVRASSVREWTGEPSVWFMDYYNADGTTAEMCGNGLRVFARHLINEQLVDTGSFDVATRAGLKHVDVARHGLIRTDVGAATLVDEAVTVGLGEREWPAVKVDVGNPHAVVFVDDGELADLDLTRQPGWAPQDAYPNGVNVEFVHVDGPGKLSMRVHERGVGETKSCGTGVVAAAAAYRARTGFDSTIEVTVPGGELAVDFDGDDACLTGPAVIIGRGEFWL, encoded by the coding sequence ATGCACGACATGCACCCGGAGTTCATCAAGACCATGTGCGATCGTCGCAGCGGCATCGGTGCCGACGGGGTGATCCGGGTGGTGCGAGCCTCCAGCGTCCGGGAGTGGACGGGGGAGCCGAGCGTGTGGTTCATGGACTACTACAACGCCGACGGCACGACCGCCGAGATGTGTGGCAACGGACTGCGGGTGTTCGCGCGGCACCTCATCAACGAACAACTGGTCGACACCGGCTCGTTCGACGTGGCCACCAGGGCCGGGCTCAAGCACGTCGACGTCGCGCGGCACGGGCTCATCCGCACGGACGTCGGGGCGGCGACGCTCGTCGACGAGGCCGTCACGGTCGGTTTAGGGGAGCGGGAGTGGCCGGCTGTCAAGGTGGACGTCGGCAATCCGCACGCGGTGGTTTTCGTCGACGACGGCGAACTCGCGGATCTTGACCTCACCCGGCAGCCGGGCTGGGCGCCGCAGGACGCCTACCCGAACGGTGTCAACGTGGAGTTCGTGCACGTGGACGGACCGGGCAAGCTCTCGATGCGCGTCCACGAGCGCGGGGTGGGCGAGACCAAGAGCTGCGGCACCGGCGTCGTCGCCGCCGCCGCGGCCTACCGCGCCCGAACCGGCTTCGATTCCACCATCGAGGTGACGGTCCCCGGCGGCGAACTGGCGGTCGACTTCGACGGTGACGACGCCTGCCTGACGGGACCCGCGGTCATCATCGGCCGGGGCGAGTTCTGGCTCTAG
- the miaA gene encoding tRNA (adenosine(37)-N6)-dimethylallyltransferase MiaA, with translation MDVALALAESGQPAEIINADSMLVYRGMDIGTAKPTEAERRGVPHHLIDIAEVTERTSVAEFQTLARGVIARLRDAGTVPIVVGGSALYTRAITDHFDFPGSDDEVRARWEAELARVGPHELHRRLAEIAPESAAKIEPGNGRRTVRALEVAELTGGHRPSLPEWTYELSDVHQFGLWLDRAELDARIDGRVEQMWADGLVEEVRALLDRGLREGETAVRAIGYRQVVQFLDGELSEREAKAAVQRATRTFFRKQLGWYRRDPRITWLDATSASNVAAVLAGIGLGTTAEGEVGASIQLPQGARDPERLHHP, from the coding sequence GTGGATGTGGCCCTCGCTCTGGCGGAATCGGGGCAGCCCGCGGAGATCATCAACGCCGACTCGATGCTCGTCTACCGAGGCATGGACATCGGCACCGCGAAGCCCACGGAGGCTGAACGGCGGGGGGTGCCGCACCACCTCATCGACATCGCCGAGGTGACCGAGCGGACGTCGGTGGCGGAGTTCCAGACGCTGGCACGAGGAGTGATCGCACGCCTCCGTGACGCCGGCACCGTGCCGATCGTCGTGGGCGGCTCCGCGTTGTACACCAGGGCGATTACCGACCACTTCGACTTTCCGGGCTCCGACGACGAGGTGCGCGCCCGCTGGGAGGCGGAGCTCGCACGGGTCGGGCCCCACGAGCTCCACCGCCGGCTGGCGGAGATCGCGCCCGAGTCGGCCGCGAAGATCGAGCCGGGCAACGGCAGGCGGACGGTCCGGGCGCTCGAGGTGGCGGAGCTCACCGGCGGGCACCGGCCGTCGCTGCCGGAGTGGACCTACGAGCTGAGCGACGTCCACCAGTTCGGTCTATGGCTGGACCGGGCGGAGCTGGACGCCCGCATCGACGGGCGGGTGGAGCAGATGTGGGCCGACGGCCTCGTGGAGGAGGTCCGGGCGCTCCTCGACCGCGGGCTGCGAGAGGGGGAGACCGCGGTGCGGGCCATCGGGTACCGGCAGGTGGTGCAGTTTCTCGACGGGGAGCTCAGCGAGCGGGAGGCGAAGGCCGCCGTGCAGCGCGCCACCCGGACGTTCTTCCGTAAGCAGCTCGGGTGGTACCGCCGCGACCCGCGCATCACCTGGCTCGACGCAACCAGCGCATCGAACGTCGCGGCCGTGCTCGCGGGGATAGGATTGGGAACTACGGCGGAAGGAGAGGTCGGTGCGTCGATTCAGCTTCCACAAGGGGCACGGGACCCAGAACGACTTCATCATCCTTGA
- the hflX gene encoding GTPase HflX, producing MMEDFDPDLPDDDGEQEDLAARNSLRRVAGLRTELEDVTEVEYRQLRLERVVLVSVWTSGTQEDADNAMAELKLLAETAGSEVLAGLVQRRSHPDPATYVGRGKVEEVAEAVRATGADTVICDGELEPAQLRNLEDRVKVKVVDRTALILDIFAQHAKSAEGKAQVELAQLQYLKQRLRGWGGNLSRQAGGRAAGGAGIGGRGPGETKIETDRRRIHTRIAQLRRKLREMDATREGKRAERRRNQVPSVAIVGYTNAGKSSLLNRLTGAGVLVEDALFATLDPTTRRSETSDGRVFTLTDTVGFVRHLPHDLVEAFRSTLEESAQADLLVHVVDASDSDPEGQIAAVRTVLTEIGASTVPELLVLNKADLADEATILALRANHPGAVVISARTGAGLDELRTTIEDRLPQPEVAVDVVVPYDRGDLVDKIHKTAVIGSLEHTAEGTAIVANVRADLADELAAFARG from the coding sequence ATGATGGAAGATTTCGACCCCGACCTGCCGGATGACGACGGCGAACAAGAAGACCTGGCTGCGCGCAACTCGCTGCGCCGGGTCGCTGGCCTGCGCACCGAGCTCGAGGATGTCACTGAGGTCGAGTACCGCCAGCTGCGGCTCGAGCGGGTGGTCCTCGTCAGTGTGTGGACCAGCGGTACCCAGGAGGACGCGGACAACGCGATGGCAGAGCTGAAGCTGCTCGCCGAGACCGCGGGATCGGAGGTGCTGGCCGGCCTTGTGCAGCGCAGGTCGCACCCGGACCCCGCCACCTACGTTGGGCGCGGCAAGGTCGAGGAGGTCGCCGAGGCGGTGCGCGCCACCGGCGCGGACACAGTGATCTGCGACGGAGAGCTCGAGCCGGCCCAGCTGCGCAACCTCGAGGATCGCGTCAAGGTGAAGGTGGTCGACAGGACTGCTCTGATCCTCGACATCTTCGCCCAGCACGCCAAGAGCGCCGAGGGCAAGGCCCAGGTGGAGCTCGCTCAGCTGCAGTACCTCAAGCAGCGGCTCCGCGGCTGGGGCGGCAATCTGTCACGCCAGGCCGGTGGCCGGGCGGCCGGCGGCGCAGGCATCGGTGGCCGTGGCCCCGGCGAAACGAAGATCGAGACCGACCGCCGCCGCATCCACACGCGCATCGCCCAGCTACGGCGCAAGCTGCGGGAGATGGACGCCACCCGCGAGGGTAAGCGCGCCGAGCGGCGCCGCAACCAGGTGCCGTCGGTGGCCATCGTCGGCTACACCAACGCCGGCAAATCCTCGCTCCTCAACCGCCTCACCGGGGCGGGGGTGCTCGTGGAGGACGCGCTCTTCGCGACCCTCGACCCGACGACGAGGCGGAGCGAGACGTCCGACGGCCGCGTCTTCACGCTGACCGATACCGTCGGCTTCGTCCGACACCTCCCGCACGACCTGGTGGAGGCGTTCCGGTCGACGCTGGAGGAGTCCGCTCAGGCGGACCTCCTCGTCCACGTCGTCGACGCCTCGGACTCCGATCCCGAGGGTCAGATCGCGGCCGTGCGTACGGTGCTGACCGAGATCGGCGCGAGCACGGTGCCGGAACTGCTCGTCCTCAACAAGGCAGACCTGGCCGACGAGGCGACGATCCTGGCGCTCCGCGCCAACCACCCGGGGGCTGTGGTCATCTCCGCGCGCACGGGTGCCGGGCTCGACGAACTCAGGACGACGATCGAGGATCGGCTCCCGCAGCCGGAAGTCGCGGTCGATGTGGTGGTCCCGTACGACCGCGGTGACCTCGTCGACAAGATCCATAAGACGGCCGTGATCGGATCGCTCGAGCACACCGCAGAGGGTACGGCGATCGTGGCCAATGTACGGGCCGACCTCGCGGACGAGCTCGCCGCCTTCGCCCGTGGCTGA
- a CDS encoding sulfurtransferase, whose protein sequence is MIPPVVDVSWLADRPDAIVADVRHYLDGRSGAAAYDAGHIPGAVFVPLDDVLADPPDPARGRHPLPATERFAAGLSAVGIDNSSTVVAYDDAGGAMAARLVWLLRLQGVDAALLDGGLAAWPGELSTAAPAPRPASFVARDWPTEALASIDEAATGHAVIDARAAERFRGETEAIDPRAGHIPGARNFPYVGNLRPDGRFRTPEELRERFEALGPAEDVIAYCGSGVTACHNLIALELAGLGRGRLYPGSWSHYSHTDRPAATGE, encoded by the coding sequence ATGATCCCTCCCGTCGTCGACGTCAGCTGGCTGGCCGACCGCCCTGACGCGATCGTGGCCGACGTGCGCCACTACCTTGATGGGCGATCCGGCGCGGCCGCCTACGACGCCGGACACATTCCCGGCGCGGTCTTCGTACCACTCGACGACGTGCTCGCCGACCCGCCGGACCCCGCGCGTGGCCGGCACCCCCTGCCGGCCACGGAGCGCTTTGCCGCGGGCCTCTCGGCAGTCGGCATCGACAACAGCTCAACGGTTGTGGCCTATGACGACGCCGGGGGCGCGATGGCGGCCAGACTAGTCTGGCTGCTCCGGCTCCAGGGCGTCGACGCTGCGCTCCTCGACGGGGGACTGGCCGCCTGGCCCGGGGAACTCTCCACCGCTGCACCTGCTCCCCGGCCCGCCTCCTTCGTCGCCCGCGACTGGCCCACCGAGGCGCTGGCGAGCATCGACGAGGCTGCCACCGGTCACGCGGTCATCGACGCCCGGGCGGCCGAGCGATTCCGCGGCGAGACCGAGGCCATCGATCCCCGCGCCGGCCACATCCCCGGCGCCCGTAACTTTCCCTACGTCGGGAACCTCCGCCCCGACGGACGCTTCCGGACCCCTGAAGAGTTGAGGGAGCGATTCGAGGCACTCGGGCCGGCTGAGGACGTCATCGCGTACTGCGGCTCCGGGGTCACCGCCTGTCACAACCTCATCGCCCTGGAGCTGGCGGGGCTGGGGCGGGGCAGGCTCTACCCTGGATCCTGGTCGCACTACAGCCACACCGACCGCCCGGCCGCCACCGGGGAGTGA
- a CDS encoding vitamin B12-dependent ribonucleotide reductase, which produces MTATATRTSRRKATDQPEGKGLVIERVFTKEGVHPYDEVEWDRRDVVQTNWKTGETVFEQHGVEFPNSWSVNASTIVTTKYFRGALGTEQRENSLKALIDRVVKTYAKAGWEHGYFATETDAEIFEHELTWMLLNQYFSFNSPVWFNVGTPSPQQVSACFILKVDDSMDSILNWYKEEGFIFKGGSGAGLNLSRIRSSKELLSSGGTASGPVSFMRGADASAGTIKSGGATRRAAKMVVLDVDHPDIEEFVETKAREEDKIRALRDAGFDMDLGGRDITSVQYQNANNSVRVTDEFMEAVEAGGAFGLRARSDGSVIEEVDAKGLFRKIAKAAWECADPGIQYHDTINDWHTNPNTGPITASNPCSEYMSLDNSSCNLASLNLLKFLKADGTFDAELFVKAVELIITAMDISICFADFPTESIGETTRNFRQLGIGYANLGALLMAMGKGYDTDGGRSTAAAITSIMTGTSYRRSAELASVVGTYNGYAANADAHQRVMRKHQAANDDLRVLADDRSLHAVATREWDRVVSLGAKNGFRNAQASVLAPTGTIGFMMDCDTTGVEPDFSLVKFKKLVGGGSMQIVNQTIPRALKRLGYNSEEIDAIVEYIGANGHVIGAPGLAAEHYEVFDTAMGTRAIKPMGHVRMMAAVQPFLSGAISKTVNLPETATVEEIEDVYLQGWKLGLKALAVYRDNCKVGQPLSDGKKETKQETKPEPEVRIEYRPKRMRLPKSRMSRTTSFSVSGAEGYMTSGAYDDGRLGEVFLKLGKQGSTLAGVMDAFSIAVSIGLQYGVPLESFVQKFTNLKFEPAGMTDDPDIRIAQSFMDYIFRRLALDYLSFDDRAELGIYTAGERARYVETGSYLSEEDEANMPEAESLRNDAGDNFNVDGARQPSLIDAHTTAELMESLIGMAVDAPLCMTCGTKMRPSGSCYVCEGCGSTSGCS; this is translated from the coding sequence ATGACCGCCACCGCCACGCGCACCTCGCGTCGCAAGGCCACCGACCAGCCGGAGGGCAAGGGGCTCGTCATCGAGCGTGTGTTCACCAAGGAGGGTGTCCACCCGTACGACGAGGTCGAGTGGGACCGTCGTGACGTCGTCCAGACGAACTGGAAGACCGGCGAGACCGTGTTCGAGCAGCACGGCGTCGAGTTCCCCAACTCGTGGAGCGTCAACGCGTCGACGATCGTCACCACCAAGTACTTCCGGGGCGCACTGGGCACCGAGCAGCGCGAGAACAGCCTCAAGGCGCTCATCGACCGCGTGGTGAAGACGTACGCCAAGGCCGGCTGGGAGCACGGCTACTTCGCGACGGAGACCGACGCGGAGATCTTCGAGCACGAGCTCACCTGGATGCTGCTCAACCAGTACTTCTCGTTCAACTCGCCCGTGTGGTTCAACGTCGGCACCCCCTCGCCGCAGCAGGTGAGCGCCTGCTTCATCCTCAAGGTCGACGACTCGATGGACTCCATCCTCAACTGGTACAAGGAGGAGGGCTTCATCTTCAAGGGCGGCTCCGGTGCCGGCCTCAACCTCTCGCGCATCCGCTCGTCCAAGGAACTGCTGAGCTCCGGCGGCACAGCGTCCGGTCCCGTGTCGTTCATGCGCGGAGCCGACGCCTCGGCAGGCACCATCAAGTCCGGCGGCGCGACCCGCCGCGCCGCGAAGATGGTCGTCCTCGACGTCGACCACCCTGACATCGAGGAGTTCGTCGAGACCAAGGCCCGCGAAGAGGACAAAATCCGCGCCCTGCGCGACGCCGGGTTCGACATGGACCTCGGCGGCCGGGACATCACGAGCGTCCAGTACCAGAACGCGAACAACTCCGTGCGCGTCACCGACGAGTTCATGGAAGCCGTCGAGGCCGGCGGCGCGTTCGGGCTGCGAGCCCGCTCGGACGGCTCCGTCATCGAAGAGGTCGACGCCAAGGGTCTGTTCCGCAAGATCGCCAAGGCGGCGTGGGAGTGCGCCGACCCCGGCATCCAGTACCACGACACGATCAACGACTGGCACACCAACCCCAACACCGGCCCGATCACGGCGTCGAACCCCTGCTCGGAATACATGAGCCTCGACAACTCGTCGTGCAACCTGGCCTCCCTCAACCTGCTGAAGTTCCTCAAGGCCGACGGCACCTTCGACGCGGAGCTCTTCGTCAAGGCCGTCGAGCTCATCATCACGGCGATGGACATCTCGATCTGCTTCGCCGACTTCCCGACCGAGTCCATCGGCGAGACCACCCGCAACTTCCGCCAGCTCGGCATCGGCTACGCCAACCTCGGCGCGCTGCTCATGGCGATGGGTAAGGGCTACGACACCGACGGTGGCCGGTCCACCGCGGCGGCGATCACCTCGATCATGACCGGCACGTCCTACCGCCGTAGCGCGGAGCTGGCCTCGGTCGTCGGCACCTACAACGGCTACGCCGCGAACGCCGACGCCCACCAGCGCGTGATGCGCAAGCACCAGGCCGCCAACGACGACCTGCGCGTGCTGGCCGACGACCGCTCGCTGCACGCCGTCGCCACCCGCGAGTGGGACCGCGTGGTCTCGCTCGGCGCGAAGAACGGGTTCCGCAACGCCCAGGCCTCGGTGCTCGCGCCGACCGGCACCATCGGTTTCATGATGGACTGCGACACCACTGGCGTGGAGCCCGACTTCTCCCTGGTGAAGTTCAAGAAGCTCGTCGGCGGCGGCTCGATGCAGATCGTCAACCAGACGATCCCGCGCGCGCTCAAGCGCCTCGGCTACAACTCCGAGGAGATCGACGCCATCGTCGAGTACATCGGCGCCAACGGCCACGTCATCGGCGCGCCCGGCCTGGCCGCGGAGCACTACGAGGTCTTCGACACGGCGATGGGCACCCGCGCCATCAAGCCGATGGGTCACGTGCGGATGATGGCTGCCGTGCAGCCGTTCCTTTCCGGCGCCATCTCCAAGACCGTCAATCTGCCCGAGACCGCCACGGTCGAGGAGATCGAGGACGTCTACCTGCAGGGCTGGAAGCTCGGACTCAAGGCGCTCGCGGTGTACCGCGACAACTGCAAGGTCGGCCAGCCGCTCTCCGACGGCAAGAAGGAGACCAAGCAGGAGACCAAGCCCGAGCCCGAGGTCCGCATCGAATACCGCCCGAAGCGGATGCGCCTGCCGAAGTCCCGCATGTCGCGCACCACCAGCTTCTCTGTCAGCGGGGCCGAGGGCTACATGACCTCGGGCGCCTACGACGACGGGCGGCTGGGCGAGGTGTTCCTCAAGCTCGGCAAGCAGGGCTCGACCCTGGCCGGCGTGATGGATGCCTTCTCGATCGCGGTGTCGATCGGCCTGCAGTACGGCGTGCCGCTGGAGAGCTTCGTGCAGAAGTTCACCAACCTGAAGTTCGAGCCCGCGGGCATGACCGACGACCCGGACATCCGGATCGCGCAGTCGTTCATGGACTACATCTTCCGCCGGTTGGCGCTCGACTACCTCAGCTTCGACGACCGCGCGGAGCTCGGCATCTACACCGCCGGGGAGCGCGCCCGCTACGTCGAGACCGGCTCGTACCTGTCCGAGGAGGACGAGGCCAACATGCCGGAGGCCGAGTCGCTGCGTAACGATGCAGGGGACAACTTCAACGTGGACGGGGCGCGCCAGCCCTCCCTCATCGACGCCCACACCACGGCAGAGCTGATGGAGTCGCTCATCGGGATGGCCGTCGACGCGCCGCTCTGCATGACCTGCGGCACCAAAATGCGTCCGAGCGGCTCGTGCTACGTCTGCGAGGGCTGCGGCTCGACCAGCGGCTGCAGCTGA
- the lexA gene encoding transcriptional repressor LexA, whose protein sequence is MAEEKKRPRRGRPTNASVDAEYAEIAALPDAPAGNHGLTTRQLAILHVLRQSIEEVGYPPSIREIAQRANLASTSSVTYQLKVLEGKGFIRRDPNRPRALVVKLPGEGEGFDSAQTYDNKPNAVAAPLVGRIAAGGPILAEQHIEDVFALPRQLVGDGQVFMLEVKGDSMVEAAICDGDWVVVRRQDDAVNGDIVAALLDDEATVKTLRKKDGQVWLLPHNERYSPIDGTHAHVMGKVVAVIRKL, encoded by the coding sequence ATGGCTGAAGAGAAGAAGCGCCCCCGTCGAGGCAGGCCCACCAACGCGTCCGTCGATGCCGAGTACGCCGAGATCGCCGCACTCCCTGACGCGCCAGCGGGCAATCACGGTCTCACCACCCGCCAATTGGCGATCCTCCACGTGCTGCGCCAGTCCATCGAGGAGGTCGGCTACCCCCCGAGCATCCGTGAGATCGCCCAGCGCGCCAACCTCGCGTCCACCTCGAGCGTGACCTACCAGCTCAAGGTGCTCGAGGGGAAGGGCTTCATCCGCCGCGACCCCAACCGCCCCAGGGCGCTCGTCGTGAAGCTGCCGGGTGAGGGTGAGGGCTTCGACTCTGCGCAGACCTACGACAACAAGCCCAACGCGGTGGCGGCGCCACTGGTGGGTCGGATCGCCGCAGGCGGGCCCATCCTGGCCGAACAGCACATCGAAGACGTGTTCGCGCTCCCCCGTCAGCTTGTGGGCGACGGCCAGGTCTTCATGTTGGAGGTCAAGGGTGACTCGATGGTCGAGGCCGCCATCTGCGACGGAGACTGGGTCGTCGTTCGGCGCCAGGACGATGCGGTCAATGGCGACATCGTCGCCGCGCTGCTCGACGACGAGGCCACGGTCAAGACGCTTCGGAAGAAGGACGGCCAGGTGTGGCTGCTCCCCCACAACGAGAGGTACTCGCCGATCGACGGCACCCACGCCCACGTCATGGGCAAGGTCGTGGCCGTCATCCGCAAGCTCTAG
- a CDS encoding ATP-dependent DNA helicase, whose translation MYGPTSRTSSPPSPVADPAAILAHAVGEIGGEARPGQEAMVAAVAESLRGGVHLLVQAGTGTGKSLGYLAPALAHCLATNERVVIATATLALQAQLATKDIPAALDAVEAVTGSRPKAAILKGRTNYACLYRCRSGGQPDQGALVGSGEVLEAVSTTADDVSRLGAEVLALREWVEEQAAAKGLADRDDAPSHTAKGWAQVSIPTRECLGVANCPFGAECFVEASRDEARDADLVVTNHALLAINAMHGGTALPEHSALIIDEAHELVSRITTAATDELTPGVLDRTARRALTWLDDDLGTDLLDQVDVLREALDESELTRILSASAPLPFAAAQLRDVTRRVVSALGKVTDDAERTQAAAAVKEIFDVADRIAKLSDKDVVWVTSSDILGRAAYVAPLDVAHLLRDEVFSTTTTVLTSATLSLGGTFEPAAGAVGLAAANRVGLEEESDNPLAWRGLDVGSPFDYRRQGILYVARRLPPPGRDGLSEETLAEIAQLVWAAEGRTLGLFASRRAADQAAEYCRRELPDFTILAQGDAQLSELTRTFTADPATSLFGTMSLWQGVDVPGETCQLVIIDKIPFPRPDDPLMQARKKAVDDAGGNGFMSVAATHAALLLAQGTGRLIRRSEDRGVVAVLDPRLATARYGSFLKASLPGFWLTTDGDVAVQALRRLRGD comes from the coding sequence ATGTACGGGCCGACCTCGCGGACGAGCTCGCCGCCTTCGCCCGTGGCTGACCCCGCCGCGATCCTCGCCCACGCCGTGGGGGAGATCGGGGGTGAGGCGCGTCCGGGTCAGGAGGCGATGGTGGCGGCCGTCGCCGAGTCGCTCCGCGGCGGGGTCCACCTGCTGGTCCAGGCGGGGACCGGCACCGGCAAGTCGCTCGGCTACCTCGCGCCGGCCCTGGCTCACTGCCTCGCGACGAACGAACGGGTCGTGATCGCGACCGCGACGCTGGCGCTGCAGGCCCAGCTCGCCACCAAGGACATCCCTGCAGCTCTGGACGCCGTGGAGGCTGTGACCGGGAGCCGGCCGAAGGCGGCCATCCTCAAGGGCCGCACCAACTACGCGTGCCTCTACCGCTGTCGCTCGGGTGGGCAGCCCGACCAGGGCGCCCTCGTCGGCAGTGGGGAGGTGCTGGAGGCAGTCAGCACAACAGCCGACGACGTGAGCCGGCTCGGCGCCGAGGTGCTGGCGCTGCGCGAATGGGTGGAGGAGCAGGCCGCCGCCAAGGGGCTGGCCGACCGCGACGACGCGCCCAGCCACACCGCCAAGGGCTGGGCCCAGGTGTCGATCCCGACGCGCGAGTGCCTCGGCGTCGCCAACTGCCCCTTCGGTGCCGAGTGCTTCGTGGAGGCGTCGCGTGACGAGGCTCGCGACGCGGACCTGGTGGTCACCAACCACGCACTGCTGGCCATCAACGCCATGCACGGCGGAACCGCGCTACCGGAACACTCGGCCCTCATCATCGACGAGGCGCACGAGCTCGTGAGCCGCATCACCACGGCAGCCACGGACGAGTTGACCCCGGGCGTCCTGGACCGCACCGCGCGGCGTGCCCTGACCTGGCTCGACGACGATCTCGGCACCGACCTGCTGGATCAGGTCGACGTGCTCCGGGAGGCCCTCGACGAGTCGGAGTTGACCCGGATCCTGTCAGCCTCAGCGCCACTGCCGTTCGCCGCGGCCCAGCTGCGTGACGTCACCCGCCGCGTCGTGAGTGCGCTGGGGAAGGTGACCGACGATGCCGAGCGGACACAGGCGGCGGCCGCGGTGAAGGAGATCTTCGACGTGGCCGACCGCATCGCGAAGCTCTCGGACAAGGACGTGGTGTGGGTGACCTCGTCCGACATCCTGGGCAGAGCTGCATACGTGGCCCCGCTCGATGTGGCGCACCTGCTGCGCGACGAGGTCTTCTCCACCACCACCACGGTGTTGACTTCGGCGACGCTGAGCCTCGGGGGGACCTTCGAGCCCGCCGCAGGTGCCGTGGGATTGGCCGCTGCGAACAGGGTCGGCCTCGAGGAGGAGTCGGATAATCCTCTGGCCTGGCGGGGGCTGGACGTCGGCTCGCCCTTCGACTACCGGCGCCAGGGGATCCTCTACGTGGCGCGTCGGCTACCGCCGCCGGGCAGGGACGGGCTGAGCGAGGAGACGCTGGCGGAGATCGCGCAGCTGGTGTGGGCCGCTGAGGGCCGGACGCTCGGGCTCTTCGCCTCGCGGCGGGCGGCGGATCAAGCGGCGGAGTACTGCCGTCGGGAGCTACCGGACTTCACGATCCTCGCGCAGGGCGACGCGCAGCTGTCGGAGCTGACCCGCACCTTCACCGCGGACCCGGCGACCTCGCTGTTCGGCACCATGTCTCTCTGGCAGGGCGTCGACGTGCCGGGGGAGACGTGCCAGTTGGTCATCATCGACAAGATCCCGTTTCCGCGGCCCGACGACCCCCTCATGCAGGCGCGGAAGAAGGCCGTCGACGACGCGGGCGGTAACGGCTTCATGTCGGTGGCCGCGACCCACGCAGCGCTCCTCCTCGCGCAGGGGACCGGGCGGCTCATCCGCCGCTCGGAGGACCGCGGCGTGGTCGCGGTGTTGGACCCGCGCCTCGCGACGGCCCGCTACGGCTCGTTCCTCAAGGCCTCGCTGCCGGGATTCTGGCTGACGACGGACGGCGACGTCGCGGTCCAGGCCCTCCGGAGGCTCCGCGGAGACTAG